Proteins from a genomic interval of Rosa chinensis cultivar Old Blush chromosome 2, RchiOBHm-V2, whole genome shotgun sequence:
- the LOC112187105 gene encoding uncharacterized protein At2g34160 produces the protein MEAVVEITEAMNNVTINNSDSHKKNRIQVSNTKKPLFFYVNLAKRYMQQYNEVELSALGMAIATVVTIAEILKNNGLAVEKKIMTSTVDIKDDSRGRPVQKAKIEILLGKTANFDDLMAAAAEERELAAAAAEAEEQS, from the exons ATGGAGGCTGTTGTAGAGATTACCGAGGCTATgaacaacgtcaccatcaacaACTCAGATTCACACAAGAAGAACCGAATTCAGGTCTCGAACACCAAAAAGCCCCTCTTCTTCTACGTCAATCTCGCCAAG AGGTATATGCAGCAGTACAATGAGGTGGAGCTATCTGCCTTGGGAATGG CTATTGCCACAGTTGTGacaattgcagaaattctcaaGAACAATGGGCTGGCTGTTGAGAAAA AAATCATGACATCAACTGTTGACATAAAGGATGATTCTAGAGGGAGACCAGTCCAAAAAGCCAAG ATTGAGATATTGCTTGGGAAGACAGCAAATTTCGATGACTTGATGGCTGCAGCTGCCGAGGAGAGGGAacttgcagcag